A stretch of Acidobacteriota bacterium DNA encodes these proteins:
- a CDS encoding dihydroorotate dehydrogenase — MVDLSVDLKFLKLKNPILTASGTFGYGIEFLPFYDLSILGGVIVKGLFLNEKKGNPPPRLSETPSGLLNSIGLQGIGVKRFYEEVFPELKKFNTEILINVCGDIDEEYAEVVDFFKKEERISGFELNISCPNIKKDGMCPAMEPDWTYRVVKIVREVTEKPIITKLSPNAGDIKSVAISAEEAGSDGISLINTILGMAVDWKEKKSRLGSLFGGLSGPAIKPVALRMVYQVINAVQIPVIGIGGIFSGEDVMEFLCVGAKAVEIGTANLVDPYACKRIIDELKEICERNSVERIENFIGSFKSERID; from the coding sequence ATGGTAGATTTATCCGTAGATTTAAAATTTTTAAAGCTTAAAAATCCGATTTTAACTGCGAGTGGAACTTTTGGGTACGGAATCGAATTTTTACCTTTTTATGACCTCTCAATCCTTGGAGGAGTTATAGTCAAGGGGCTTTTTTTAAATGAAAAGAAAGGGAATCCTCCACCCCGGCTTTCTGAAACTCCCTCTGGACTTTTAAACTCGATAGGGCTTCAGGGGATTGGAGTCAAGAGATTTTATGAGGAAGTTTTTCCAGAATTAAAAAAATTTAACACAGAAATCCTGATAAATGTCTGTGGTGATATTGATGAAGAGTATGCAGAAGTTGTGGATTTCTTTAAAAAAGAGGAAAGAATCTCAGGATTTGAATTGAACATATCATGTCCAAATATAAAAAAAGATGGGATGTGTCCTGCGATGGAACCAGATTGGACTTACAGGGTTGTAAAAATTGTAAGGGAGGTTACAGAAAAGCCAATCATTACAAAATTATCACCCAATGCAGGGGATATAAAATCTGTTGCGATTTCCGCAGAGGAGGCTGGCTCTGATGGTATATCTCTTATCAACACAATCCTTGGGATGGCAGTTGATTGGAAAGAAAAAAAATCCAGGCTTGGCAGTTTATTTGGAGGTTTATCAGGCCCAGCGATTAAGCCAGTAGCTTTGAGGATGGTTTATCAGGTTATAAATGCAGTACAGATTCCTGTTATTGGTATAGGAGGAATCTTTTCCGGTGAGGATGTTATGGAGTTTTTATGTGTTGGAGCTAAAGCAGTTGAAATAGGAACAGCAAACTTAGTAGATCCCTATGCCTGTAAGAGAATTATAGATGAGTTAAAGGAAATTTGTGAAAGAAATTCTGTAGAAAGAATAGAAAATTTCATCGGGAGTTTTAAAAGTGAAAGAATTGATTAA
- the pyrF gene encoding orotidine-5'-phosphate decarboxylase codes for MKELIKRVIVALDVERIERALEIVDFLEEIEIFKVGPGLFLSSRGKIIEKLQKKNKKIFLDLKFHDIPNTVFNAVKEATKMGVSMMTVHSLGGKEMLMKASEAAQNQAEISGIPRPLIMAVTILTSMEQKNLKEIGIEKDVGSMVLNLARISKESGSDGVISSPLEIEIIKKNLGDDFLVATPGIRIEKVPQDDQKRVLSPLEAIELGADYIIIGRTIIEKPEKSYKDLLKLFNKTS; via the coding sequence GTGAAAGAATTGATTAAAAGGGTAATCGTAGCTCTTGATGTTGAGAGAATTGAGAGAGCTTTAGAAATCGTTGATTTTCTTGAAGAAATCGAAATTTTTAAGGTAGGTCCTGGATTATTCCTTTCCTCAAGAGGAAAAATTATTGAAAAGCTACAGAAAAAAAATAAGAAAATTTTTCTTGATTTGAAATTTCATGACATACCAAACACAGTTTTTAATGCAGTAAAAGAAGCAACAAAAATGGGAGTTTCCATGATGACAGTTCATTCGCTCGGAGGAAAAGAAATGCTTATGAAAGCTTCAGAGGCAGCTCAGAATCAAGCTGAGATTTCAGGAATTCCCAGACCATTGATAATGGCAGTGACAATACTTACGAGCATGGAACAGAAAAACTTGAAAGAGATCGGAATAGAAAAAGATGTGGGGTCGATGGTTTTAAACCTTGCAAGGATTTCCAAAGAATCAGGTTCAGATGGAGTTATTTCATCACCCCTGGAGATTGAAATTATAAAGAAAAATTTAGGAGATGATTTTTTAGTTGCCACCCCTGGGATAAGGATTGAGAAAGTTCCTCAAGATGACCAGAAAAGAGTTCTTTCTCCTCTTGAGGCAATAGAACTTGGTGCAGATTATATAATTATTGGTAGAACGATAATTGAAAAACCTGAAAAATCTTACAAAGATTTGCTGAAACTTTTTAATAAAACCTCTTAA
- a CDS encoding Yip1 family protein, with amino-acid sequence MNLIDRVQEVLFKPKDTWIKIKEEQITISQLFTSYAVILAAIPAVATFIGSSLIGYSFLGLKYRVPVGSAFLIMIFSYIIGLIGVYIIGSIINLLAPSFSSIQNSLNAMKIAIFSFTPAWIGGIFNIIPQLSPIGLLIALYGLYLLYLGIPSLMETPKEKALGYTIVVILISIVVFVIVGIVVGAIGASFYSVKRFY; translated from the coding sequence ATGAACTTGATAGATAGGGTTCAGGAAGTTCTTTTTAAGCCTAAAGACACATGGATAAAAATTAAAGAAGAGCAGATTACTATATCACAGTTATTTACAAGTTATGCGGTTATTTTAGCTGCGATCCCGGCTGTGGCAACTTTTATAGGTTCCTCATTGATCGGATATTCATTCCTGGGATTAAAATACAGAGTTCCTGTAGGTTCAGCTTTTCTTATAATGATCTTCTCTTACATAATAGGATTGATCGGTGTTTACATAATCGGATCGATAATTAACTTACTGGCACCAAGTTTTAGCTCAATCCAGAATAGTTTAAATGCAATGAAAATTGCAATTTTTTCATTCACTCCCGCATGGATTGGAGGGATTTTTAACATAATACCTCAACTTTCACCCATTGGTTTACTTATAGCTCTTTATGGACTTTATCTTCTATATTTAGGAATTCCTTCTCTTATGGAAACTCCGAAAGAAAAAGCTCTTGGTTACACAATTGTTGTGATACTAATTTCAATTGTAGTTTTTGTAATTGTAGGAATTGTAGTGGGAGCAATAGGCGCTTCTTTTTACTCAGTTAAGAGGTTTTATTAA